In the Drosophila takahashii strain IR98-3 E-12201 chromosome 3R, DtakHiC1v2, whole genome shotgun sequence genome, one interval contains:
- the LOC108058703 gene encoding methionine aminopeptidase 1 yields MTQKCETTNCGKEATLQCPTCLKLGIKGSFFCSQPCFKGFWKEHKSIHALAAGASNSSGQDGAYNPWPQFRFTGKLRPFPQTAKRSVPEAIMRPDYADHPAGRSLSEEALRGTKIKVLDDEEIEGMRVAGRLGRECLDEGAKGVEVGTTTDELDRLVHEAAIERECYPSPLNYYNFPKSCCTSVNEVICHGIPDQRPLQDGDLCNIDVTVYHRGFHGDLNETFFVGNVSEKHKKLVQVTHEALSKAIEFVRPGEKYRDIGNVIQKYVAPHGFSVVRSYCGHGIHRVFHTAPNVPHYAKNSAVGVMAPGHCFTIEPMISIGVQKAETWPDDWTAVTADGLFSAQFEQTLLVNETGCEILTKRRENNGQPWFMDKM; encoded by the exons atgacccAAAAGTGCGAGACCACCAATTGCGGCAAGGAGGCGACCCTGCAGTGCCCCACCTGCCTGAAGCTGGGCATCAAGGGCTCCTTCTTCTGCTCGCAGCCCTGCTTCAAAGGATTCTGGAAGGAGCACAAGTCGATCCATGCTTTGGCAG CCGGTGCCTCGAACTCCTCGGGCCAGGATGGAGCCTACAACCCGTGGCCGCAGTTCCGCTTCACCGGCAAACTGCGTCCGTTCCCCCAGACTGCCAAGCGCTCCGTTCCGGAGGCCATAATGCGTCCGGACTATGCCGATCATCCCGCAGGACGTTCCCTCTCGGAGGAGGCCCTCCGGGGCACCAAGATCAAGGTGCTGGACGACGAGGAGATCGAGGGCATGCGAGTGGCCGGCAGACTGGGAAGGGAGTGCCTGGATGAGGGCGCCAAGGGCGTGGAGGTGGGCACCACCACCGACGAACTGGATCGCCTCGTCCACGAGGCAGCCATCGAGCGGGAGTGCTATCCCTCGCCCCTCAACTACTACAACTTCCCCAAGTCCTGCTGCACCTCGGTCAACGAGGTGATCTGCCATGGGATCCCCGACCAGCGACCCCTGCAGGATGGGGATCTCTGCAATATCGACGTTACCGTCTACCATCGCGGCTTTCACGGCGATCTCAACGAGACCTTCTTCGTGGGCAATGTCTCCGAGAAGCACAAGAAGCTGGTGCAGGTCACCCACGAGGCGCTCAGCAAGGCCATTGAGTTTGTGCGTCCCGGGGAGAAGTATCGCGACATTGGAAACGTCATCCAGAAGTATGTGGCCCCCCATGGATTCAGTGTGGTGCGCAGCTATTGTGGTCACGGCATTCACCGGGTGTTCCACACGGCGCCAAATGTGCCGCACTATGCCA AAAACTCCGCTGTGGGCGTGATGGCACCGGGCCACTGCTTCACCATCGAGCCCATGATCTCCATTGGCGTCCAGAAGGCCGAGACCTGGCCAGATGACTGGACCGCGGTCACCGCCGACGGTCTGTTCTCCGCCCAGTTCGAGCAGACGCTCCTGGTCAACGAGACCGGCTGCGAGATCCTCACCAAGCGGCGCGAGAACAACGGACAGCCCTGGTTCATGGACAAGATGTGA
- the Polr2L gene encoding DNA-directed RNA polymerases I, II, and III subunit RPABC5, with amino-acid sequence MIIPIRCFTCGKVIGNKWESYLGLLQAEYTEGDALDALGLKRYCCRRMLLGHVDLIEKLLNYAPLEK; translated from the exons ATGATTATTCCAATCCGTTGTTTTACCTGCGGCAAGGTCATTGGCAACAAGTGGGAGTCGTACTTGGGCCTGCTCCAGGCGGAATACACGGAAGG AGATGCCCTCGATGCCTTGGGTCTGAAGAGGTACTGCTGCCGTCGCATGCTCCTGGGACACGTGGATCTCATCGAGAAACTGCTCAACTACGCACCGCTGGAGAAGTAA